One window from the genome of Malus domestica chromosome 01, GDT2T_hap1 encodes:
- the LOC103415196 gene encoding 26S proteasome non-ATPase regulatory subunit 7 homolog A yields the protein MDVVKTQQISARPIERVIVHPLVLLSIVDNYNRVAKDTRKRVVGVLLGSSYKGTVDVTNSYAVPFEEDDKDPSIWFLDHNYHEAMYSMAKRINAKEHVVGWYSTGPKLRENDLDIHGLFNGYVPNPVLVIIDVQPKELGIPTKAYCAVEEVKENATQKSQKVFVHVPSEIAAHEVEEIGVEHLLRDVKDTTISTLATEVTGKLTALKGLEARLKEIRGYLDLVIDGKLPLNHEILYHLQDVFNLLPNLNVSDLIKAFSVKTNDMMLVIYLSSLIRSVIALHNLINNKMHNKEHERAEDSKQVAVTAAAGS from the exons ATGGATGTGGTAAAAACGCAGCAAATCTCGGCGAGGCCGATCGAGAGGGTGATAGTTCACCCACTGGTTCTGCTCAGCATCGTCGACAACTACAACAGGGTCGCCAAAGACACTCGCAAGCGCGTCGTCGGAGTTCTGCTCGGCTCGTCGTACAAGGGCACCGTCGACGTCACCAACAGCTACGCCG TTccctttgaagaagatgataaGGATCCCAGTATCTGGTTTCTTGATCACAACTACCATGAAGCCATGTATTCCATGGCAAAGAGAATAAATG cAAAGGAGCACGTTGTGGGATGGTACAGCACAGGTccaaaattgagagaaaatgacTTGGACATTCACGGTTTATTTAATGG TTATGTTCCAAATCCTGTCTTGGTCATAATTGATGTCCAACCTAAGGAGCTGGgaataccaacaaaagcttactGTGCCGTTGAAGAGGTGAAAGAG AATGCTACCCAGAAAAGCCAGAAGGTGTTCGTTCATGTGCCTTCTGAAATTGCTGCCCATGAAGTTGAGGAAATTG GAGTGGAACACTTGCTTAGAGATGTGAAAGATACAACCATCAGCACTCTTGCAACAGAG GTTACAGGGAAACTCACAGCCTTGAAGGGATTGGAAGCAAGACTTAAGGAGATTCGGGGTTATCTGGACCTTGTTATTGATGGCAAGCTCCCATTAAACCACGAGATTTTGTACCACCTACAG GATGTGTTCAATCTACTTCCAAATCTTAATGTTTCTGATCTCATCAAGGCCTTTTcag TGAAAacaaatgatatgatgttggttaTATATCTTTCTTCCCTCATCCGAAGCGTTATTGCTCTTCACAACTTGATCAACAACAAG ATGCACAATAAGGAGCATGAAAGGGCAGAAGACTCTAAACAAGTTGCCGTAACAGCTGCAGCTGGAAGCTAA
- the LOC103415195 gene encoding WUSCHEL-related homeobox 7-like: MDEGMSGFCIKASSFRDGGNGNSGTKCGRWNPTTEQVKVLTDLFRSGLRTPSTDQIQKISSQLSFYGKIESKNVFYWFQNHKARERQKRRKVSIDDKDIIRRDLENISSPKQINQVSEPARVIETLQLFPINSFNESEGEKLRFHANEYCKEASAFTCTVGTEMDLPPLDLRLSFL, translated from the exons ATGGACGAGGGCATGTCAGGATTTTGCATTAAAGCATCGAGTTTTCGCGATGGTGGTAATGGTAATAGTGGAACCAAGTGCGGGCGTTGGAATCCAACTACAGAACAGGTTAAAGTTCTGACTGACCTGTTCAGGTCTGGACTCCGAACGCCGAGCACTGATCAGATTCAGAAAATCTCCTCTCAGCTAAGCTTTTATGGCAAGATCGAGAGCAAGAACGTCTTTTACTGGTTTCAGAATCACAAAGCCAGAGAAAGACAAAAGCGGCGTAAAGTTTCTATTGATGACAAGGATATCATTCGTCGAGATCTGGAGAACATATCGTCTCCAAAAC AAATAAATCAGGTTTCGGAGCCGGCAAGAGTGATTGAGACCCTTCAACTTTTCCCTATAAACTCTTTCAACGAATCTGAGGGAGAGAAGCTGAGATTTCACGCAAACGAATATTGCAAGGAGGCATCAGCTTTTACCTGCACTGTTGGGACAGAAATGGACCTTCCACCTTTGGATCTGCGTTTAAGTTTCCTTTGA
- the LOC103455111 gene encoding eukaryotic translation initiation factor 3 subunit F-like produces MAAIEHTALQFSTSPSSSLSAKVHPLVIFNICDCYVRRPDQSERVIGTLLGSVLPDGTVDIRNSYAVPHMSAEQVALDIEYHHNMLISHQKVNPKEVIVGWYSTGLGVTGGSALFHEFYSREAPNPVHLTVDTGFVNGVGAIKAYVSVNLSLGDRQLAAQFQEIPLDLRMVEAERVGYDILKTPMVDKLPTDLEGMEASMERLLALIDDVYKYVDNVVEGRVEQDNTIGRFLFDTIASLPKLSPSAFDKLINDSLQDNLLLLYLSSITRTQLTLAEKLNTAAQVL; encoded by the exons ATGGCGGCGATCGAGCACACTGCGTTGCAGTTCTCCACGTCTCCGTCGTCGAGCTTGTCGGCGAAGGTTCATCCTCTCGTCATCTTTAACATCTGCGATTGCTACGTCAGGCGTCCCGACCAGTCGGAGCGAGTCATCGGCACGCTCCTCGGCTCCGTCCTACCTGACGGAACTGTCGACATCAGAAACTCCTACGCTGTTCCTCATATGAGCGCCGAGCAg GTTGCTTTAGATATTGAGTACCATCACAATATGTTGATATCCCACCAGAAGGTGAATCCCAAGGAAGTCATCGTTGGATG GTATTCAACTGGTCTTGGAGTTACTGGTGGTAGTGCACTGTTTCATGAATTCTATTCTAGAGAAGCTCCCAACCCCGTTCATTTGACTGTTGATACTGGATTTGTTAATGGAGTGGGTGCCATAAAAGCTTATGTTTCAGTGAATTTGTCTCTTGGAGATCGGCAACTTGCTGCGCAGTTTCAAGAAATTCCTCTTGATCTTCGCATGGTTGAAGCTGAGCGAGTTGGAT atgatattTTAAAGACCCCAATGGTTGACAAACTCCCAACTGATCTTGAAGGAATGGAAGCCTCAATGGAGCGGCTTCTAGCTTTAATTGATGATGTTTACAAATATGTTGACAATGTTGTG GAAGGCCGTGTTGAACAAGATAACACTATAGGGAGATTTCTTTTTGATACGATTGCATCTCTTCCGAAACTGTCTCCATCAGCTTTTGATAAGCTTATCAATGACAGCCTGCAG GACAACTTGCTCTTACTGTACTTGTCAAGCATCACAAGGACACAGCTCACCTTAGCCGAAAAATTGAACACGGCTGCTCAGGTTCTGTAA